A single window of Synechococcus sp. CBW1004 DNA harbors:
- a CDS encoding ShlB/FhaC/HecB family hemolysin secretion/activation protein, whose translation MLALLPLMAQLVAPPLQNSPVRLPGPDAGERRPASQPTPPPLDVEVAPPPAEPVEPPAAEPGVTRQGLPQVRGLTVYSPEILISILERCRTIADPAERLNACAAALKARLEADGYLNTRVYTSSTPAPGVLDVVEGRIVELRVEGPDTWLNRRVSRLLSPLRGSVLRVSKVERDLQLLRRRPELAEVRGNLTRLGSDPSQAVLRVRVSPGVPDWNGELSARNDGSNGSGEFRGVASLARQSVLRRGDTLLLYGEANASDNADFGALISSLSYSFPFTDTVSLTGAFGYSRRNLVELPSPSDGFSTSQYQGLGQLEWVFRETLRDRWSVFAAYSGNRSNTYLNDRALPDILPEVTRAPSSGYLRFGLSASSIANRAGWSGNVYLLQGVSAATPENQRRELAQVGIDPGQSTAMGGILSVGWAFAPRWQLNVRGAGQVAFRQLTSPMQFSIGSDVGLRGLPGQLVSGDNGWLGTAEVVHSFWQKGANVLQVVPFFGAGGISTSFPDLTITDTVGSGGVLVRWLSGNHWSLELGWVEQFEVNNNLGVWQDWLLGSGLYGKVQYRF comes from the coding sequence GTGCTGGCCCTCCTCCCCCTAATGGCCCAGCTGGTGGCACCGCCGCTTCAGAACAGTCCGGTGCGCCTGCCGGGACCCGATGCGGGGGAGCGGCGGCCGGCATCCCAGCCGACGCCACCGCCGCTCGACGTCGAGGTTGCCCCGCCTCCCGCAGAGCCTGTGGAACCTCCGGCTGCTGAGCCGGGAGTGACGCGGCAAGGACTGCCTCAGGTCAGGGGGCTGACGGTCTATTCGCCTGAAATCCTCATCAGCATTCTGGAGAGATGTCGCACCATCGCCGATCCGGCTGAGCGTCTCAACGCTTGCGCCGCTGCTCTCAAGGCACGCCTTGAGGCTGATGGTTATCTCAACACGCGTGTCTACACCAGTTCAACACCAGCACCAGGGGTGCTGGATGTCGTGGAGGGACGCATCGTCGAGCTGCGGGTGGAGGGGCCCGATACTTGGCTGAACCGACGGGTGAGTCGGTTGCTCTCCCCCCTGCGTGGCAGTGTGCTGCGCGTTTCCAAGGTCGAACGCGATCTGCAGCTGCTTCGCCGCAGACCCGAGCTCGCCGAGGTGCGCGGTAACCTGACGCGTCTCGGCAGTGACCCCAGTCAGGCGGTGCTCCGGGTGCGGGTGAGTCCGGGAGTCCCGGACTGGAACGGCGAACTGTCGGCCCGCAATGACGGCAGCAACGGCTCCGGTGAGTTCCGCGGTGTCGCCAGCCTGGCCCGTCAGAGTGTGCTCAGGCGTGGTGACACCCTGCTTCTATACGGGGAGGCGAACGCCAGTGATAACGCCGATTTCGGTGCGCTGATCAGCTCGCTCAGCTATTCCTTTCCCTTCACGGATACCGTCTCACTCACGGGAGCCTTCGGCTACAGCCGCCGCAATCTGGTGGAGCTGCCATCACCGAGCGACGGCTTCTCCACCAGCCAGTACCAGGGCCTCGGCCAGCTGGAATGGGTCTTCCGTGAAACACTGCGGGATCGCTGGAGCGTGTTCGCCGCCTACAGCGGCAACCGCAGCAACACCTATTTAAACGACCGCGCCCTGCCGGACATCCTGCCGGAGGTCACCCGTGCACCCTCCAGCGGTTACCTGCGGTTCGGCTTGTCGGCCAGCAGCATAGCCAACAGGGCCGGTTGGAGTGGCAACGTCTACCTGCTGCAGGGGGTCTCAGCTGCCACTCCTGAGAACCAGCGCAGGGAGCTGGCCCAGGTTGGGATTGATCCTGGCCAGTCCACCGCAATGGGGGGCATTCTGTCGGTGGGCTGGGCGTTCGCTCCGCGTTGGCAGTTGAATGTGCGTGGTGCAGGTCAGGTGGCCTTCCGTCAGCTCACTTCTCCGATGCAGTTCAGCATCGGTTCCGATGTCGGTCTGCGCGGTCTGCCCGGCCAGCTCGTCAGTGGAGACAATGGTTGGTTGGGCACGGCGGAGGTTGTTCACTCCTTCTGGCAGAAGGGTGCGAATGTTCTGCAGGTCGTGCCGTTCTTCGGGGCCGGTGGCATCAGCACCTCCTTTCCTGATCTCACCATCACGGACACCGTGGGCTCAGGCGGTGTTCTGGTCCGTTGGCTCTCCGGCAATCACTGGTCCCTGGAACTGGGCTGGGTGGAGCAGTTCGAGGTGAACAACAACCTCGGCGTCTGGCAGGATTGGCTCCTGGGCAGTGGCCTGTACGGAAAGGTTCAATATCG